CTGATAAGCTgtaaagcttaaagaaataaagaattgtttaattgtttgtttaagacatttaatgataaaaattattagACTAATTAAATCTCAACGTGAGCCGATCCAAGGAATCTGTTTTCTATTATACCGAGTAAAATGGGTGTTTTTTAACATTAAGACCGTAATGCTGGTAGCAAGTCACTGAAATACAGCATCACCAGTTGCTGAAACGCATGGGAAAAAATGTACAGGTATATGTTTTGCCGATTACCAAATGTGTTGTTCATGAGcgtatatttataatatttatattttatacatctAAATCGATACGATCGGACTAAACGGTATTCTGACGATGATACACATGAAGAAAATAATAAGCCATTTATCTAAGtgtatcaaatttattttgattacttcttagataaaaaaaaatacttgtaaaaTATGTTCCTTATGGTTACTAGTATACAAAATCAGTAATGCATATAAGCTACATATACCGGTACGTTTGTTGATTACTATAAAGTATGAATAAAGACAGATAGACAAACAACAAATTATCAGTATATACCGAATTCATACAAACATTTAGCGCgaaaatacattattaatgaaaaattgttacatgctaAGTAAAGCACAAATTAATATTCCATTTGAACCATGCGGAACTACTTTTATATCCCTCTTTATCAGGAACATCATATTTGCCTATACTTTATGCTATGAATTAAACATACAATTCttctatataattaataaaatgatactAAACATATACTAATCATTGCCTAAATAACTAAAACTAAAATATCAGTTAACAAAGTAACATATCTATCTTTTTAGGGAAGAATAGCATtgtgtaaacaaaacaagaacactttgttgtaaatatgataaagTTCACACAACTATAAAATAATCGAACACGTTATGGTTAACAGCAACCGTGTGTATAAACTTGGGTTTCGAGCAAAGGCGCTCcacatttaaaacaacaaacgTTTCCTTTTTACACATGTATGTCATAAAATCAATACGAAGCCATCGTCAGAAACTCGATTGATTCTCTTCATCACGTAGAGGAAAAATGCATAATCAACCGTGTTTCCGACGgtgttattatatatatacgagGCATACAACTGCCATCTTGCGATTGATGCCATTCAATTTCTCGGCAGTATGTTGTCATAATAATTTGATCAAGGCACACTAAACATATTTCTAGACACAATAACTGATTATCTAACTTTGCAAACAGATCCGAGGAATAAAATGGCGGCGAGTACCAGGCCAAGATAAGTTTGTAGTTAAGGGTATTCTAAAAATCGATTTTAAGGGGATATTCTTTCGGTTTGAAGGTACTGCAATGAGCATATAGCATATTTCAGTGTAACTTTGAAATTCTGTCTAGTCCAATTTCTCGTAGACACAAGAAATTCTGTTCATTACTTTCAGGAAGTCGGTTGCCGTTGGTCGTTTCTCCGGCTTACGATCCCAGCAGCCGAGAAGCTTGGCTGCCAGATGAACGTTTGGATGAATGTCGTCAGGAAATATGGGGTACATGTTTTTCTCTCCTACCTGGGTGCGCAGTTGTGCGGTGCTTAAATTGGGAAAGGGCTCTTCCTCGCACACTATTTCGAACACAACCAACCCATAGGAGTACATGTCGCTCATCTTCATCTGATCCAAATTCATCAGTTCCCCGCGAAGGACTTCTGGGGAGGAATAGCGAGGTGTTCCGATGTGACGAACAAGTTCGCTGTTTGACGATTGTGAAGTTTCGGTTTCGTTCTTCATCATACTCAGCCCAAAATCTGTCAGCTTGGCAACTGTAAATTTCTCCCCGTCGTGATCAATCAGAACGTTTCTTGACTTGATGTCGCAGTGGGCGACTTTTTTCTCGTGCAAATACTCCAGGCCTGCCAGTGTCTGTGTGATCATCATCAGACGATCGCCGTCTGTAAAATCGGCCAGATCTGCACAGTCCACGTGCAATGCCTCGTGCAAACTCATCTGCATGTACTCCAAAACGATGCAGAGATCCGGGGTGGTGGTACAAGCGCCGATGAATTTTACGATGAATGGGTTATCTAATTTACTCAAGATATTCACCTCGTCGATGAATTCTTTCTGGCGACGCTTAGAGACCCGCATCACATGCAGCTTCTTTACAGCAACCACCGAATCTTTGTACTTCCCATAATGTACTACGCCGAAACCCCCTCTTCCAATGATCTTACCAAGCTTAATATCTGAAAATTCTAGGATTGGTCCCGAGTAGCTCAGCAGATCATCTGATGTTTTAGGAACTGGTTTGGTCTGTTTCTCCGTTTCTCGCCATTCTCTCTCAATCTGTAGTCTGTTTATCAGATGCATTAGTTTTTCTATTGCATCCTCCTCAACTTCCTCAGGCAGAGCGGGCAGATTCCGGTAGTCAATGTCTTCAtcctacagaaaaaatattatatcaaatataatctTTACTGATTCTTAAGTGAACAAGGTCTATCGTGTGAAAAATGTTCTTACCGGGTTTTCCCTGTATCTTATGTATGCCTTGTGAAGCCACTCTGTCTCTTTACTACAAGTCACGGGCTCGGTTCCAAGTTCCTTTCCAACTCTTCCAAGCTGTCTATTCAAATAGTTGTCGCAGTAGGTCCGTTTCGATCCCGAGAAAGAACCTTTGGGTCTAGACCCCAATGGAAACCCTGCTCTTCCCAGGCGACGATTTTCTGGATTATCTGCGTACAACTTCAGTTCCAGGGATCCAGATTTGGATATAACTGCAGCTCCGATAGGTAGGCCAACACGCCCTAACTTTCGATTGAAGGGGTTATCTTTGTAAACACGTACTTCTTCCCCACACGCTCCGTATGGAAGACCGACCCGCCCAAGACTTCTGTTGGCGGAGTTGTCCACATAATGCTTTGTTCCACTGGAACTTCCGCCCCCCGAGTCCCTCGAGACAACCATAGACCCATGTTCCATTCCCACCCTCCCCAGTCTTCGATTGTACTCGTTATCCACATATGTTTTGGATGAAGATGATGACCCGCTACTGGATTTGGAAACGGGCATGGATCCAACAGGCATCCCAACTCTTCCAAGGTTCCGATTCATAGAGTTGTCCACGTATGTCCTTCCGCTATCTGATGAGCTGGAGCCAAAAAAGCCTGCGCCGGAAGAGGATGCGCTGCTTCCTTTGGATACTACCATTGATCCTACGGGCATACCAACTCGGCCCAGGCTTCGGTTCATAGCATTGTCCACATAACTCCTTCCACCCCCGCTTCTGCTTCCACCTCCCCGCGGCATTCTGAAATTGGAATAACACtacactgttttttttttttaactgaaatGTGTTTCTCTCATAATACCCGatataaaatgcataaaaactTGTTTTGCTTGATCAACGTATTAAGAAATTGagtatagatacatgtaattgaatttagttaaaaacattataaaagATTGTCAGTTCAACTTATTGGTAAGATTCTTATATAGATCAATAACCATTTAGTACTTAAGGAATGGATATTATGAACACTTTGATTACACAAAACGTTACATTTTAAATAGGCATGTAGCATctgggggaggaggggggggggggggggcaagggCAGGTTGGGGGCTTTTTTGGGGAACCATGTAAAACACtgaagtgaaaataaaggaAATGGACAGAGAAGgtttaataccccccccccccttctactCGTGGGttaagattttcatgattttatttgtcGAGATTTCTTTGAcgagtaacccccccccccccccccacacacacacactttcaaaaacgatgctacgtgacTGATAGTTATCAAAGCGTCAAACTAAAAATCAAGAGAAAAGGAAAAAATGCTAAGTATGGACCCACTTTAAGAGATATGTAATAAGTTTCTTCCTACTCAGGGATTAGGCGTGGTGGGGGTGGTGGGGTGATAAAAAAATGACCTAAGTAAAAACATTAAGCAAGATTAAGATTTTGGCATGTTACAACCAGATTTGATTGGATGATAATAACGTAAAGTCGGACTATCACCATCAGACTGTCATTGCTACAATGTGACGGATCACCGCCATCGAAGTACAAAATGTGGGTCAAACGAAGATAACAAAGCCCAACACCGTGAAGTAAGATATCAAGCTGTAATTGTAAAGACATATAAAGGGTTTATGCTTTGATCTATATTTCTTATTCCATAATTACAAATAACACTACATTTTGTGCTGTTATAATATTTATGTCACTTACCTTGAGCTACAATTGGTACACAAACAGGTTGGTGCTGTCGAACATCTGTAATGCGGAATAACGAAAGTGAAAGTACACGGTGATTTtcagaaaatagaaaaaaaatccttgacAAAGCTATTTATACACCTGTAGGAACTAATTCGcgattattttttcaatatttacatgaaCACGTTAATTTAAGCACTTATCACAAGAAGgattttgcttgtcaagatttcagatgaagtcccccccccccatccgaGAGGCCTCTGCGGGGAATAtcgaattaccccccccccccctttcaaaaatgATGCTACTTGCTTATAATTAATAACAGTTCAATCACTTGCGCCCTCTTTTTTCTTGAACATACGCAAATTTTGCACTAAGTGCATATTTTGGatcttgtaaaaaaaagtaagctatgggggagggggtgtcatTTGAGTTTTTAGTAGAAATATTACACCTATAGTAAAATAAGAAATGTGCAAATGAACTTATCTTACTACAGCAGTATACATATAAGAAGTATTAAAACAGAAGTAAAACGCGAGAGGGGGGCGCGGGAAAGTTTCTACAGCGGTATATATTCATCCACTTGGATATGGGCGTGGTTTTTAATTAAGACTAATAGTTGGAAGTCAGTGAAAGATCACCAATTTTTACTTTCTCATCGgtatttgaaattaacaaatatatctatctatctatttatatatatacacacacactgATAAAAAGTGTTGAaaagtattttatataattactaATTACATTATAATATTTGTAGTGCTAAAATATAAGTATCCACATTTATAATTCGCAAATCTTGTTATCTTCCGGAAAATATTTAGCCGTAATAACAACatagataaatttaaaaataggtataaCTATGCAGCAAACATGAAATAGCCGTTAAAAATAAATAGGGTATGTATATATTTGGTGCAACTCTTTAGGTATGGAGAAAGCGTTGTGGGCTTCGACTGCTAATGATTTGTAATATTCATGTACTAATTAAATGACAATAAACCTCTTACCTTGACAATGTCAACAGATCTATTAAATGGATACTTAGTCTAACATTGGCCGTATCTCACAGAAGTGAAACAAAGGAAATACGTTATGGTAAACTTTGGAAGAGAGCAACAGCACTGTTAAAATGAGTTTTTGCAGTTTTAATTACATTAAACGCGCATTAAATGacattgtttgttttaaaaatgccgATAGTAAATTCGAGATAACAGTCAAAGTACAGCTTGGAATCCATAAAACTTGTGCTCCAATTAGCAGTTTCATTCACTGATAACAATAATTTCCGCACCTTTACTCACTTTATAagagtaaatataaataattatgcaGGTATATTATTATATGGCAAAGGGAGTGAAAATTTATAGCCAGCATATTCCGTTTCTGTCGTGGCTTCGAGTCTGCATGGTTTTTTCAACATCAATCATTTGTACATAAGTACACTACAGCCATTAACTGGAATTTTTCCAGagctttgtatatttttttaaaacaaaaatataagtaTGATgctgtattaacaaaataattacaaacaTATGCATGTGACTAAACGTTTTTAATGaccaaaacaaaactaattgactatatcattacatgtattggcttttttttctttctcttgaAAACAGAACTATTTGTGAAAAACCTACTAGACCAGATTAACTTTTCCTGTAAAACAAGGGTACACATTTAACATTACATacactagtacatgtaatatactatAAAAATAGTTGTAGGCAATACAAGCATCTTTTTCAAATACAGGATGAAGataaaaagcttttaaaaaaattcttgaccAAGATACAGACGTTTTATTTCTCTCATCAGTTAtcagtaaaatttaatttaaatgctTTGTGGGGTCCATTTAATTTAGATATGCATAGccgattttgttttttacatttgaaaaattgcATATCTAACTGAAAATCTACTATGGTAACCAAATCAAAGACATGGAAGATTTAACATTATAATAGACCTAAATTTCCTAGCATTTCTAACTTTACTCATTCATAACCCCTCCCTCCTCCAAAACTATAGCCTCAGATACTGCCTATTCCGTACATAATTTCTTTCACAGCAGTGTTAAACTGACCCaagtagttacatgtaattaaaaataaatattttctttattatgttGCAAAAGTTTGTTGCATTCAGAAACACCTCAATAATAGGGGGGA
This portion of the Magallana gigas chromosome 7, xbMagGiga1.1, whole genome shotgun sequence genome encodes:
- the LOC105347681 gene encoding uncharacterized protein, which produces MPRGGGSRSGGGRSYVDNAMNRSLGRVGMPVGSMVVSKGSSASSSGAGFFGSSSSDSGRTYVDNSMNRNLGRVGMPVGSMPVSKSSSGSSSSSKTYVDNEYNRRLGRVGMEHGSMVVSRDSGGGSSSGTKHYVDNSANRSLGRVGLPYGACGEEVRVYKDNPFNRKLGRVGLPIGAAVISKSGSLELKLYADNPENRRLGRAGFPLGSRPKGSFSGSKRTYCDNYLNRQLGRVGKELGTEPVTCSKETEWLHKAYIRYRENPDEDIDYRNLPALPEEVEEDAIEKLMHLINRLQIEREWRETEKQTKPVPKTSDDLLSYSGPILEFSDIKLGKIIGRGGFGVVHYGKYKDSVVAVKKLHVMRVSKRRQKEFIDEVNILSKLDNPFIVKFIGACTTTPDLCIVLEYMQMSLHEALHVDCADLADFTDGDRLMMITQTLAGLEYLHEKKVAHCDIKSRNVLIDHDGEKFTVAKLTDFGLSMMKNETETSQSSNSELVRHIGTPRYSSPEVLRGELMNLDQMKMSDMYSYGLVVFEIVCEEEPFPNLSTAQLRTQVGEKNMYPIFPDDIHPNVHLAAKLLGCWDRKPEKRPTATDFLKVMNRISCVYEKLD